The Rickettsiella endosymbiont of Dermanyssus gallinae genomic interval GTTAGAAGCCAGGATTTTTTCTAATTCATCGCGTTCAGTCGCCAGGTTTTTTTGTTCCGTGCGTAGCTTAATTTCTTCAAGTTTAGCCAGTTGACGTAAACGTATTTCTAAAATGGCATCGGCTTGTAGCTCACTTAATTTAAAGCGTTTAATTAATTGTGCTTTGGGGTCGTCATGTTGTCGAATAATTTTAATGACTTCATCGATATGAAGGTAAACGATCAGAAAACCTTCCAATAAATGCAGTCGATTTAAAATCTTGTCTAAACGAAATTCTAAACGTTTACGAACGGTCTGTTGCCTATAGTCTAGCCATTCTTTTAAAATGGTTAACAGATTTTTGACGTGAGGACGGCCATCAAGGCCGATCATATTGAGATTAATGCGGTAGCTACGTTCTAAATCGGTGCTTACAAATAAATGACTCATTAAGGCTTCGGTATCTACACGATTTGAGCGTGGCGTAATCACCAGGCGGGTTGGGTTTTCATGGTCCGATTCATCACGTAAATCTTCGATGAGCGAAAGTTTTTTCTCACGTATTTGTTCGGCAATTTGTTCAATAATTTTTGCACCGGATACTTGATAAGGTAAAGCGGTAATAATAAGTTGTCCGTTTTCTTCCTTATAAACAGCACGTGCACGTACAGCGCCTTGGCCTTGTTGGTACATTTTACGAATTTCATCGGCGGGCGTAATGATTTCAGCGGTGGTTGGAAAATCAGGTCCTTGAATATGATCAAAAAGATCCTTCAGTGTTGTTTTTGGATCATCGAGTAAACGAATACAGGCACTGACGATTTCTCTAAGATTATGTGGAGGAATATCGGTTGCCATCCCTACCGCAATACCCGCTGCACCATTTAAAAGGATATTGGGTAACCGGGCCGGTAAAAGATGCGGTTCATCTAAGGTCGCATCAAAATTAGGTACCCAATCAACCGTACCATCCGCGAGTTCGGAGAGTAAGGCTTGTGCATATTGCGTGAGCCGCGATTCGGTGTAACGCATCGCGGCAAACGATTTAGGATCATCTTGCGAGCCCCAATTGCCTTGACCATCAACCAATGGATAACGATAGGAAAAAGATTGCGCCATTAATACCATGGCTTCATAACAGGCGACATCACTGTGTGGATGGAATTTACCGAGTACATCACCCACGGTTCGCGCTGATTTTTTATATTTTGCTACAGCGGTTAACCCTAATTCCGACATGGCGTAAACAATACGGCGTTGTACCGGTTTTAGACCATCACCGATATGCGGTAATGCCCGGTCAAGGATGACATACATGGAATAATCAAGATACGCTTTTTCAGTAAAAACACGTAAGGGTTGATGTTCTGTGGTAGATAATTCAGTTGTTTTAGTCTTGGCCATGGCTGAGCCCCGTTAGAAGGATGGATTCGGTCCAAATCATAAGTGAATGCAGTATAAGATGCTGAATAGATTTTACAACACTTGGTTTTTTCATAGCACTTTCTTTAAAGAAGTTCATCATTTATTAATTAAATTCATACCCTAAACTGAATAAATGTTTTACGTCTATACCTTGATTGGGCGGTAGTAGATGTGCATTTGAATAGTGTACATAGTGGTAGCTTAATGACCAGACTTGGCTTGCTTTCCAGCGTAATCCTATGCCAAGTAAGTCCTGGAAGGCAAATTGACCGCCTAGGTTTCGATGTCCGAAGTGATTATTGGACAATAGGCTAGCCCCTATCCCCAACTCTAAATAGGGTTGGGCATATAGAAAGCAATATTTTCGAGTTTGTAATCGGATGACCGGTGAGGCGGCGATAATGGAAATATGGCGCGGTTGATTCGCTAGCGGCGGGTGGTTTGCCCAATTGGCCAAGCTCAAATCCCAGTAGCCGGTAAAGTTGAGGGCTGATTCTGGAAACCCTACAAAGGGCCAAAAATCTTGTAGCGCTATTCTATAGCCGTTTACATGGTCAGGTTTCCCTGTTCCATAAGAAAGGCTTAATCCGGGTTTGAAGGCAAAGGCTTTTTTAGGGTAAAAATAAACAAAAATAAGGCTGAGGATTAAGCCGCAAAGGCGGAGTTTTTTATTTGTATACAAGCTTGTTTTTATCAAAATAGACCTGTCCTTTTGCCTAAATGAGTTTTTATCACACAGACGCTGCCTGGGGGCCGTTCCAGGCGATTTTTTGTCAAAAAAATGCTTACTTTTTAGCGCTTTAAGCGCTTTATATCTGAATTTAGCTCCGATGAGAAGACTTTTTGCTAACGCAAAATTTTGTTTTGCAGTTCCTTCTGTTATAATGCCGCCCTAATTTGTTTTCAAGGGATATAAAAATTATATGCAACAAGATATCCATCCAGGTTATGAAGTGGTTACGGTAACGTGTAGCTGTGGCAATAGCTTTAAAACTCGCTCCACCTTAGGCGATGCAAATCTTTCTATAGAGGTTTGTGCGAAATGCCATCCTTTTTATACGGGTAAGCAAAAGATCGTTGACTCCAGTGGACGTATTGATAAATTTAAACAGAAGTACGGCAATCGTTCCTCTAAAGCGTCTTCTGCTAAGTCCAGTGATACAGCAGAAGTTGCTTAATCTCTTATCATTTCATTGAATCGGCTTGCTTCTGAATTAAGCGCTTACATTAGGCGCTTAATTTAGGGACAAAGCTAGCCTAATTTACTAATTATTATAACGGTGGGGTAGATTTATGCCGAAAAAACCTATTAGCATATTTCCTTGGTTAGTATGTGGTTTAGGGGCCCTTTTCTACTGTTATGAATATTTTTTGCGAATCTTACCGAGTGTGATGACGGAAGATTTGCTAAAAATGTTTAGTATCGGTGGGGTTGCCTTTGGTAACTTAGTGGCCTTCTACTATTACGCTTATACACCGATGCAATTGCCCGTCGGGATTATGATGGACCGATTCGGTCCGCGTAAATTGTTGGTATTTGCATCCTTAGTCTGTGCCTTGGGTACTTATTTATTTGCTCACCATTATTTGCCTACGGCACAAGTCGGTCGTTTTTTAGTCGGATTTGGTTCTGCGTTTGCCTTTGTAGGTGTTCTAAAACTCGCTTCCCTTTGGTTCCCCCCCTCGCGTTTTGCTTTCATTGCCGGTATGGCTACCTCACTCGGTATGATTGGGGCGATGATCGGTGATATCACATTATCAAAGCTAGTCGTTTCTATAGGTTCTAACACCACACTCTATCTTGCCGCTGTGGTCGGTGTGGTTTTAACTGTCGCCATGTGGCTGGTAATTCCAGAAACGAAAGCCGTTAAAACAGCCGCGGCGTCTGCATCATCTAAATTAAGCTATAGAGAATTTTTTCAGGCGGTTTTTAAGCTCTGTAAAAATCCGCAAATGTGGTTGATTGGTGTAATAGGAAGTCTTTTATATTTATCACTTTCTGGGTTTGCAGAAGTTTGGGGTATACCTTATTTGATACGCGTGTACGGCTTATCAAACGTCTCGGCAGCAACGGCTATTTCCTTTGTATTTCTAGGTTGGGCGATAGGGAGTCCGCTGGTGGGTTGGATCTCAGATAAAATGGGTAATCGACGTTATCCGATTATTCTAGGTGCTTTATTAGGCTCGATATTGTTTTCTTTGATTATTTATTTCCCTAGTATGTCCACCCATTACCTGAAACTATTACTTTTTACGTTTGGTGTGTGTAGTTCAACGCAGATTATTGTTTTTCCGATTGCAAGAGAACTTAACGTAGTGGCTTTGGCGGGAACAGCGATTGCGGTGATTAATTCTTTAGTCATGTTAAGCGGCGCATTATCACAGCCTTTGATAGGAAAAGTGTTGGATGTTTTAACCGGCGTGCATGTAAAAGGCAATTTAATGGCATTTTCAACGACAAGCTTTCAGCATGCGCTGAGTATTATTCCTATTGCATTTGTTCTTGCAGCAGTACTGACACTTTTTGTCAAAGAGACACGCGGTACTATCGCCAAATGATAAAAAATTCGTCATTGCGAGTGCAGAGTGGCAATCGCAATGATTAGTAGGCTTTTTATTTGAAGGCGTTCAATGCTTCTTTTAATTTAACCAATGCATTTTTTAGATTAATCTCATCGGTAGCAAAAGAAAGTCGTAAATGTCCCGGCGCGCCAAAGGCGGAGCCTGGGACAGTGGCGATATCCGCTTTATTAAGCAAATAATCCGCTAGTTCGTAGTCAGAATTAAATGCTTTGCCTTCGCCAATAAAATGACTGAAGGAAGGGAAGCAATAAAAGGCGCCCATCGCCGCTAAGCAGTTTACACCCGGAATATCATTAAGCCCTTCAGAAAAAAACTGATGTCTTTGCTGGTAAACCTTATTCATTTCGCGTACACAATCTTGATTACCCGTTAATGCGGCTTTTGCGGCAACTTGGGCAATGGAGTTAGGGTTTGAAGTGCTTTGAGATTGTATATTTGTCATGGCCTGGATGATTTCTTTAGCGCCTGCGGCATAGCCGATTCGCCAGCCCGTCATCGCATACGCTTTTGAACAGCCATTTAATACAATGGTTCGCTCATAAAGTTCAGGACATACATTCACTATATTTTCAAATGCTTGTTCTCCCCAATAGATATGTTCATAGATATCATCGGTTAGAATAAAAACCTGTGGGTTTTTTAATAAGACCGCCGCAAGCTCAGTGAGTTCCTCACGCGTATAGACCATGCCACTTGGATTTGAGGGGCTGTTGATAATCAATAGTCGCGTTTTCGGCGTGATGGCTTGCGCAAGCTGCGTTGCCGTAATTTTTAAATGCTGTTCGATAGTGGTGGATATAAAAACTGGTTTTGCTTCAGCCATCAGGGCCATATCAGGATAAGAAACCCAATACGGCGCAGGGATAATAACCTCATCACCTGGGTTTAATAGCGCTTGCATGAGGTTGTAAATACATTGTTTAGCACCGCTAGAAACAATAATTTGATTCGCTTCATAGCTTAATTTATTTTCTTGCTTAAATTTATCAATGATCGCTTGTTTTAGACTGGCGATGCCATCGACTGCGGTGTACTTAGTACAGCCTTGATCAAGCGCCTGATGGGCGGCTTGCTTAATAAATTCAGGTGTATCGAAGTCAGGTTCACCCACCGTGAGGTTGATAATAGGTCTTCCGGAAGCCTTTAGACGATTAGCCGCCGCGGAAAGACTTAAAGTAGGCGAGGGCTTTATTTGCGCAACACGGCGCGAAAGTGTTATTTTCATAGAATGAGATAGTTGAGTTAAAATAAAGAGTTAATTATCCATTAATGGCGCTATTATCGGCGAGAGATTAATAATAAAGCAAGTTTGGCTTTTTCAGGCTAGATAGGTTATATAGCCTTCGACCTTAGTATGATTCAGTTTCTCGTTTGATTAAGAGCAAGTCCTATGTCAAAACCCTTTGAATTAGTTTCGGATTTTAAACCTGCCGGCGATCAACCGCAGGCTATTAAAGGGTTACTAGAGGGATTAGATGCCGGTTTAGCGCATCAGACATTACTCGGTGTTACCGGTTCGGGTAAGACCTTTAGTATTGCGCATGTGATACAAAAAATACAAAGACCCGCCATTATTTTAGCGCCTAATAAAACATTAGCCGCACAATTATATGGGGAGATGCGCAGCTTCTTTCCTAATAATGCGGTGGAATATTTTGTTTCGTATTACGATTATTATCAGCCAGAAGCGTATGTGCCCACCACCGATACGTTTATAGAAAAAGATGCGGCCATTAATGAACATATAGAACAAATGCGTTTGTCAGCGACAAAATCGTTATTAGAGCGTCGCGACGTGATTATTGTGGCAACGGTTTCAGCTATCTATGGTTTAGGTGATCCGAATACGTATATCAATATGATGTTACATATTCGTCGCGGCGATAAAGTCGATCAACGTTTTATCTTGCGACGTTTAGCTGAATTACAATATATCCGAAATGATACTGATTTTCGTCGTGCTAATTATCGTGTACGTGGTGATGTTATCGATATCTACCCGGCAGAATCCGCTGAAGAAGCGGTACGTATTGAATTATTCAATGATGAAATTGAAAGCCTAAGTTATTTTGATCCGTTAACGGGTGAATTATTAAGGCGAGTGCCGCGTTTGACCATCTACCCAAAAACGCATTATGTGACACCACGGGAACGTATTCTAGAAGCTATAGAGTGCATTAAGGTAGAATTAAAAGAACGTTTAGCGCAACTCAAACTCGCTAATAAATTGGTGGAATACCAACGTTTAGAACAGCGTACCCGATTTGATATTGAGATGTTATTGGAGTTAGGTTATTGCAACGGCATTGAAAATTATTCGCGTTATTTATCCGCGCGTGATCCGGGTCAACCGCCGCCTACCTTACTGGATTATTTACCGCGTGATGGTTTGATGGTGGTGGATGAATCACATGTCACCATACCGCAGTTGGGTGCTATGTATAAAGGTGATCGTTCCCGTAAAGAAACCTTAGTGGAGTATGGATTTCGTTTACCTTCCGCCTTGGATAACCGACCGTTACAATTTCAAGAATTTACAGATTTCGCGTTACAAACGATTTATGTTTCTGCAACACCCAGCGCTTACGAGTTAGAACATTCAGGTGCGGTGGTTGAACAAGTCGTGCGCCCAACCGGTTTAGTCGATCCGATTATTGAAGTACGTCCTGTAGGCACGCAAGTGGATGATTTACTTTCTGAAATTCATAAGCGTGTTTTATTAAAAGAACGCGTCTTAGTGACCACGCTGACCAAGCGATTAGCCGAAGACTTAACCGAATATCTTGCGGAACATGATGTAAAAGTACGTTATCTACATTCTGCTATTGATACCGTTGAACGGGTAGAAATTATTCGTGATTTGCGTTTAGGTAAATTTGATGTGTTGGTAGGGATTAATTTACTGCGCGAAGGTTTAGATATGCCAGAGGTTTCTTTGGTCGCTATTTTGGATGCCGATAAAGAAGGTTTTTTACGTTCAGAACGTTCACTGATACAGACGATTGGCCGTGCAGCGCGCCATATCCATGGTCGTGCTATTCTTTATGCCGATAAAATAACCGGTTCTATGGAACGGGCGATAGGGGAGACCGATAGACGCCGTGAGAAGCAACAAGCCTATAATAAAAAGCACCATATTACGCCCAAAGGGATTGCTAAAGCGGTGCATGACATTTTAGAAGGTGCGCGATCCGATGTTTCAACCAACAAACAACATCTTCTTAAAGTTGCTGAAGAGCAAGCCCACTATGCCGCTTTACCCCCCGAAGAATTAGTAAAAAAAATCAAGCAGTTAGAACGAGAAATGTTGCAATACGCCAAAAATATGCAATTTGAAGATGCCGCAAAAGTAAGAGATCAATTAAAACTTTTAAAAGAAAAAATAATAGGTATTGATTAACATCATAAATCTATGATTGCTTATATTCTTTGTTATTTTTATAATCAATAAAAATAACAGGAGGATATATGGATGTGCCTAGTGCTTCACCAATTCTGTTTACAATAATGTCTATGCAGACAGCAAGCTCTTTTTTCGATTATTTTAAATTATTATCTACTGTTCAACGTAATGCTATTTTTCCGTATATAAAATATAAGTTGCCTCATTTAATCAAAAATTCATATGATTTTTTTCTGGTTTTTTCTTGTTTAGATAGAAATCAACAAAGTCAGATACTCAATAATTATAAAGGAATGATAGTACTGATAAAAAATTTTAGTAATTTTTATGATATTTTTAACGCATTAATCCCTGTTCTACGTTTTAAATTAATTACTTTCTTCATTAGAAAAGGTAAAGTAAGCTTACTATCTGATGATATATCCAAACTTTATTTGATTATTTTACGTTTTGAACGTAAAGATCGTTTCCTTGTTCTTAGTATGTTAAATAGCGAAGGGAAAGTAAGTTCCTTATTTGGTAATTTGCCTAGCGTTCAAAGATTTTTAGACTATTTCGAACCTAGTGATTATTTAGTTGTGCTTAATGAATTAAATAAAGAAGGAAAAATAAATACATTGCTTAATTTTAAGGATACTTCAAGTGTCATAATGTTTCTTAAAAAATTTCCTACTATAGACCGTTTAGAAGTATTCAAAGTGCTGTTAACTATAAAGGAAACCGCCATATTATTTGGCAAGGAGGCCAGCTTTCAAGCTATTTTTAACGCTTTTGGATCGAATTTTCATTTATCTTTGGCTGATGGGCTACAAAAAAACCTTATTATTAATACAGCGGATAAATTTATAATGTTCTTTAAACAATTAAAAATTGATGATAGTGTTGAGTTTGTTAGCATGATTTCTAGTGCTCTATCTTCAATCGATGAGACAGGAAAGCATTGTGAAAGCAATGCGAAGTCGAAGAGCCCGCGATAGGCGTGCGTTGACGGGCGAAGCAGGAAACGCATCACGCCGTAAAGTCATTTGTGGGAGGCACGGGCATGAACTCCGAAGGAGTGAGTGCGTGCCGGACGCAGGACGTATCGCGGCCTAATTTCAGTCGCGTCATGCGAACGAATTTCGGGGACACGATGGCCGAAATTCTTCGGGAGCATAGCGACTCACTTGTATTACGAATATCGATAAGTTTGAGTTCGTTTTTAAAGAGTTAGATGCTAAACGACGTGAGCTTCTATTTCCTTACGTTAAAGATATTCTAACCCCCTTTATTAATAATGACGCGGATCTTGAGCGTGTTATTCCGTTAATTTAAAAAGAGTTGCATCGCGAAAATAAG includes:
- the rpmE gene encoding 50S ribosomal protein L31, producing the protein MQQDIHPGYEVVTVTCSCGNSFKTRSTLGDANLSIEVCAKCHPFYTGKQKIVDSSGRIDKFKQKYGNRSSKASSAKSSDTAEVA
- the parC gene encoding DNA topoisomerase IV subunit A → MAKTKTTELSTTEHQPLRVFTEKAYLDYSMYVILDRALPHIGDGLKPVQRRIVYAMSELGLTAVAKYKKSARTVGDVLGKFHPHSDVACYEAMVLMAQSFSYRYPLVDGQGNWGSQDDPKSFAAMRYTESRLTQYAQALLSELADGTVDWVPNFDATLDEPHLLPARLPNILLNGAAGIAVGMATDIPPHNLREIVSACIRLLDDPKTTLKDLFDHIQGPDFPTTAEIITPADEIRKMYQQGQGAVRARAVYKEENGQLIITALPYQVSGAKIIEQIAEQIREKKLSLIEDLRDESDHENPTRLVITPRSNRVDTEALMSHLFVSTDLERSYRINLNMIGLDGRPHVKNLLTILKEWLDYRQQTVRKRLEFRLDKILNRLHLLEGFLIVYLHIDEVIKIIRQHDDPKAQLIKRFKLSELQADAILEIRLRQLAKLEEIKLRTEQKNLATERDELEKILASNAKLKRLIRDELQKDAKLYGDERRSKLVQRSAAQAMQKTEIIPSEPITVILSTRGWIRAAKGHDFDVSGLNFKTGDSLKMAIPGRNNQLVAFIDSTGRSYSTSIHTLPSARSSGEPLTSRFNPAPGASFQAMITGNPEQSILVASDAGYGFITQISELYSKNRNGKNLLKLPTQSQVLQPRRIDNLEDNYLAIATNSGYLLIIAAKELPILARGKGNKIIQIPTEKLEQREEFVIDIAVLPTKNSSLDIIAGKRQVTLKASDLAHYRGKRGQRGHKLPRGLQKLDRLAVHTS
- a CDS encoding MFS transporter, producing MMTEDLLKMFSIGGVAFGNLVAFYYYAYTPMQLPVGIMMDRFGPRKLLVFASLVCALGTYLFAHHYLPTAQVGRFLVGFGSAFAFVGVLKLASLWFPPSRFAFIAGMATSLGMIGAMIGDITLSKLVVSIGSNTTLYLAAVVGVVLTVAMWLVIPETKAVKTAAASASSKLSYREFFQAVFKLCKNPQMWLIGVIGSLLYLSLSGFAEVWGIPYLIRVYGLSNVSAATAISFVFLGWAIGSPLVGWISDKMGNRRYPIILGALLGSILFSLIIYFPSMSTHYLKLLLFTFGVCSSTQIIVFPIARELNVVALAGTAIAVINSLVMLSGALSQPLIGKVLDVLTGVHVKGNLMAFSTTSFQHALSIIPIAFVLAAVLTLFVKETRGTIAK
- the uvrB gene encoding excinuclease ABC subunit UvrB; the protein is MSKPFELVSDFKPAGDQPQAIKGLLEGLDAGLAHQTLLGVTGSGKTFSIAHVIQKIQRPAIILAPNKTLAAQLYGEMRSFFPNNAVEYFVSYYDYYQPEAYVPTTDTFIEKDAAINEHIEQMRLSATKSLLERRDVIIVATVSAIYGLGDPNTYINMMLHIRRGDKVDQRFILRRLAELQYIRNDTDFRRANYRVRGDVIDIYPAESAEEAVRIELFNDEIESLSYFDPLTGELLRRVPRLTIYPKTHYVTPRERILEAIECIKVELKERLAQLKLANKLVEYQRLEQRTRFDIEMLLELGYCNGIENYSRYLSARDPGQPPPTLLDYLPRDGLMVVDESHVTIPQLGAMYKGDRSRKETLVEYGFRLPSALDNRPLQFQEFTDFALQTIYVSATPSAYELEHSGAVVEQVVRPTGLVDPIIEVRPVGTQVDDLLSEIHKRVLLKERVLVTTLTKRLAEDLTEYLAEHDVKVRYLHSAIDTVERVEIIRDLRLGKFDVLVGINLLREGLDMPEVSLVAILDADKEGFLRSERSLIQTIGRAARHIHGRAILYADKITGSMERAIGETDRRREKQQAYNKKHHITPKGIAKAVHDILEGARSDVSTNKQHLLKVAEEQAHYAALPPEELVKKIKQLEREMLQYAKNMQFEDAAKVRDQLKLLKEKIIGID
- a CDS encoding pyridoxal phosphate-dependent aminotransferase → MKITLSRRVAQIKPSPTLSLSAAANRLKASGRPIINLTVGEPDFDTPEFIKQAAHQALDQGCTKYTAVDGIASLKQAIIDKFKQENKLSYEANQIIVSSGAKQCIYNLMQALLNPGDEVIIPAPYWVSYPDMALMAEAKPVFISTTIEQHLKITATQLAQAITPKTRLLIINSPSNPSGMVYTREELTELAAVLLKNPQVFILTDDIYEHIYWGEQAFENIVNVCPELYERTIVLNGCSKAYAMTGWRIGYAAGAKEIIQAMTNIQSQSTSNPNSIAQVAAKAALTGNQDCVREMNKVYQQRHQFFSEGLNDIPGVNCLAAMGAFYCFPSFSHFIGEGKAFNSDYELADYLLNKADIATVPGSAFGAPGHLRLSFATDEINLKNALVKLKEALNAFK
- a CDS encoding acyloxyacyl hydrolase; the encoded protein is MIKTSLYTNKKLRLCGLILSLIFVYFYPKKAFAFKPGLSLSYGTGKPDHVNGYRIALQDFWPFVGFPESALNFTGYWDLSLANWANHPPLANQPRHISIIAASPVIRLQTRKYCFLYAQPYLELGIGASLLSNNHFGHRNLGGQFAFQDLLGIGLRWKASQVWSLSYHYVHYSNAHLLPPNQGIDVKHLFSLGYEFN